From Daphnia pulicaria isolate SC F1-1A chromosome 4, SC_F0-13Bv2, whole genome shotgun sequence, one genomic window encodes:
- the LOC124336517 gene encoding uncharacterized protein LOC124336517 — MKTSLVILVLSAVVAAVVAQGEYAPPAFEKKYDGYFQYANVPSQHEYEFGYNRGNADHRRNHYEQSKDMRFRTKVKWDDTYGGNGEHYWEYNHSDNGYKAPSYDASPAYAASAPAYAASAPAYAAPVPAYSQNYPVYEEAPSAKL; from the exons ATGAAGACTTCTCTTGTG ATTCTGGTTTTGAGCGCCGTTGTGGCCGCTGTTGTTGCGCAAGGCGAATATGCGCCACCTGCATTCGAGAAGAAGTACGACGGCTACTTCCAGTACGCCAACGTGCCCAGCCAACACGAATACGAATTCGGATACAACCGCGGAAATGCTGATCACAGACGTAATCACTACGAGCAGTCCAAGGATATGCGCTTCCGCACCAAG GTCAAGTGGGATGATACGTACGGCGGTAACGGTGAGCACTACTGGGAGTACAACCATAGCGACAATGGATACAAAGCTCCGTCCTACGATGCTTCTCCGGCTTACGCTGCTTCCGCTCCGGCTTACGCTGCTTCCGCTCCAGCTTACGCTGCTCCTGTCCCAGCTTACTCGCAGAATTATCCCGTCTACGAGGAAGCTCCTTCAGCTAAACTTTAA
- the LOC124336522 gene encoding uncharacterized protein LOC124336522, producing the protein MKTSLVILVLSAVVAAVVAEGEYAPPAYEKKYDGYFQYANVPGPEEYEFGYNRGNAQHNRNHYEQSKDSRFRTKVKWADTYAGNGEHYWEYNHADAGYKAPAYEAPAYPAPAYSAPAYSAPGYSENIPSFEPAPAAGKQ; encoded by the exons ATGAAGACTTCTCTTGTG ATTCTGGTTTTGAGCGCCGTTGTGGCCGCTGTTGTTGCGGAAGGCGAATATGCGCCACCTGCATACGAGAAGAAGTACGACGGCTATTTCCAGTACGCCAACGTGCCTGGTCCAGAGGAATACGAATTCGGATACAACCGCGGAAACGCTCAACACAATCGCAATCATTACGAGCAGTCCAAGGATAGCCGTTTCCGCACCAAG GTCAAGTGGGCTGATACCTACGCCGGAAATGGTGAGCACTACTGGGAATACAACCATGCGGATGCTGGATACAAAGCTCCCGCCTATGAAGCCCCAGCTTACCCCGCCCCAGCTTACTCCGCACCGGCTTACTCCGCACCGGGTTATTCCGAGAACATTCCATCCTTCGAGCCAGCCCCAGCAGCTGGTAAACAGTAa
- the LOC124336520 gene encoding uncharacterized protein LOC124336520 isoform X3, which translates to MKTSLVILVLSAVVAAVVADGEYAPPAYEKKYDGYFQYANVPGPYEYEFGYNRGNAQHNRNHYEQSKDSRFRTKVKWNDAYSGYGEHYWEYNHADGYKAPAYEAPAYSAPAYSAPGYSENIPSFEPAPAASKQ; encoded by the exons atgaagaCTTCTCTTGTG ATTCTGGTTTTGAGCGCCGTTGTGGCCGCTGTTGTTGCGGATGGCGAATATGCGCCACCTGCTTACGAGAAGAAGTACGACGGCTACTTCCAGTACGCCAATGTGCCCGGCCCATACGAATACGAATTCGGATACAACCGCGGAAACGCTCAACACAACCGCAACCATTACGAGCAGTCCAAGGATAGCCGTTTCCGCACCAAG GTCAAGTGGAATGATGCCTACTCCGGATATGGTGAGCACTACTGGGAATACAACCATGCTGATGGATACAAAGCTCCCGCCTATGAAGCCCCAGCTTACTCCGCACCGGCTTACTCCGCACCGG GTTATTCCGAGAACATTCCATCCTTCGAGCCAGCCCCAGCAGCTAGTAAacagtaa
- the LOC124336520 gene encoding uncharacterized protein LOC124336520 isoform X2 — protein MKTSLVILVLSAVVAAVVAEGEYAPPAYEKKYDGYFQYANVPGPYEYEFGYNRGNAQHNRNHYEQSKDSRFRTKVKWADTYAGYGEHYWEYNHADAGYKAPAYEAPAYPAPAYSAPAYSAPGYSENIPSFEPAPAASKQ, from the exons atgaagaCTTCTCTTGTG ATTTTGGTTTTGAGCGCCGTTGTGGCCGCTGTTGTTGCTGAAGGCGAATATGCGCCACCTGCTTACGAGAAGAAGTACGACGGCTACTTCCAGTACGCCAACGTGCCCGGCCCATACGAATACGAATTCGGATACAACCGCGGAAACGCTCAACACAACCGCAACCATTACGAGCAGTCAAAGGATAGCCGTTTCCGCACCAAG GTCAAGTGGGCTGATACCTACGCTGGATATGGTGAGCACTACTGGGAATACAACCATGCGGATGCTGGATACAAAGCTCCCGCCTATGAAGCCCCAGCTTACCCCGCCCCAGCTTACTCCGCACCGGCTTACTCCGCACCGGGTTATTCCGAGAACATTCCATCCTTCGAGCCAGCCCCAGCAGCTAGTAAacagtaa
- the LOC124336520 gene encoding uncharacterized protein LOC124336520 isoform X4: MKTSLVILVLSAVVAAVVADGEYAPPAYEKKYDGYFQYANVPGPYEYEFGYNRGNAQHNRNHYEQSKDSRFRTKVKWNDAYSGYGEHYWEYNHADGYKAPAYEAPAYSAPAYSAPGYSENIPSFEPAPAGKQ, encoded by the exons atgaagaCTTCTCTTGTG ATTCTGGTTTTGAGCGCCGTTGTGGCCGCTGTTGTTGCGGATGGCGAATATGCGCCACCTGCTTACGAGAAGAAGTACGACGGCTACTTCCAGTACGCCAATGTGCCCGGCCCATACGAATACGAATTCGGATACAACCGCGGAAACGCTCAACACAACCGCAACCATTACGAGCAGTCCAAGGATAGCCGTTTCCGCACCAAG GTCAAGTGGAATGATGCCTACTCCGGATATGGTGAGCACTACTGGGAATACAACCATGCTGATGGATACAAAGCTCCCGCCTATGAAGCCCCAGCTTACTCCGCACCGGCTTACTCCGCACCGGGTTATTCCGAGAACATTCCATCCTTCGAGCCAGCCCCAGCTGGTAAACAGTAA
- the LOC124336527 gene encoding uncharacterized protein LOC124336527, which produces MKTSLVILVLSAVVAAVVADGEYAPPAYEKKYDGYFQYANVPSQYEYEFGYNRGNADHNRNQYEQSKDHRFRTKVKWADNYAGYGEHYWEYNHADAGYKAPAYEAPAYSAPGYSENIPSFEPAPAGKQ; this is translated from the exons ATGAAGACTTCTCTTGTG ATTTTGGTTTTGAGCGCCGTTGTGGCCGCTGTTGTTGCGGATGGCGAATATGCGCCACCTGCCTACGAGAAGAAGTACGACGGCTATTTCCAGTACGCCAACGTGCCCAGCCAATACGAGTACGAATTCGGATACAACCGCGGAAATGCTGATCACAATCGCAACCAGTACGAGCAGTCCAAGGATCACCGTTTCCGCACCAAG GTCAAGTGGGCTGATAACTACGCCGGATATGGTGAGCACTACTGGGAATACAACCATGCTGATGCTGGATACAAAGCCCCCGCCTATGAAGCCCCAGCTTACTCCGCACCGGGTTATTCCGAGAACATTCCATCCTTCGAGCCAGCTCCAGCTGGTAAACAGTAA